A portion of the Clostridium gelidum genome contains these proteins:
- a CDS encoding LuxR C-terminal-related transcriptional regulator, whose product MKDIYLLFCIISLFAGVSSISISCFIYNSTKKKALKLFIALNLSFFVIQNSIALGLYSKYADQVSSFIPFLYKLLDFLGTSFSSLFGVFFINYLFGLEITNIKKKIFLSIFTFQFTGLAIYYLFETHYIFKFIMRASIFIVILYELYVGLKNFKQVVNKDLKQAIKSFLLITIIFLPFMILESYKPYIQLIKNIELFKITSLPSYFLIINIFNLIFVLKYFNTPSFIANNKLTDYFKQKYDITEKQSEIIELMIEGITYKQIAEKLFISPKTVDNHVQNIYKKLNVNSKMQLSHFVRSNEK is encoded by the coding sequence ATGAAAGATATTTATTTATTGTTTTGTATTATTTCATTATTTGCAGGTGTATCATCTATTTCAATTTCCTGTTTCATATACAATAGTACTAAAAAGAAAGCGCTAAAACTTTTTATAGCATTGAACCTTTCTTTTTTTGTTATTCAAAATTCAATAGCATTAGGACTGTACTCAAAATATGCGGATCAAGTAAGCTCATTTATACCATTCTTATATAAACTTCTAGATTTTCTTGGTACATCATTTAGCTCTTTATTCGGAGTATTCTTTATAAATTATCTTTTCGGTTTAGAAATAACAAACATAAAGAAGAAAATATTTCTTTCTATTTTTACATTTCAATTTACTGGACTAGCTATATATTATTTATTTGAAACACACTATATTTTTAAATTTATAATGCGTGCTTCAATTTTTATAGTAATTTTATATGAACTCTATGTTGGACTAAAAAACTTTAAACAGGTTGTTAATAAAGATTTAAAACAAGCTATAAAATCTTTTCTTTTAATAACTATAATATTTCTCCCTTTTATGATTCTTGAATCATATAAGCCCTATATTCAACTTATTAAAAACATAGAATTATTCAAAATAACATCACTTCCTTCTTATTTTTTAATAATAAATATCTTTAATCTCATATTTGTTTTAAAATATTTTAATACCCCATCATTTATCGCTAATAATAAACTTACAGATTACTTTAAGCAAAAATATGATATTACAGAAAAACAAAGTGAAATTATAGAACTCATGATTGAAGGAATAACATATAAACAAATTGCTGAAAAACTTTTTATATCACCTAAAACTGTTGATAATCACGTGCAAAATATTTATAAAAAATTAAATGTTAACAGTAAAATGCAATTATCACATTTCGTGCGCTCAAATGAAAAATAA
- a CDS encoding MFS transporter: protein MNKLTYTNKYLTKLKNQEFINIILLISGEFVSTFGTRIYNFAIAYYILQTTGSALAFSISLALGTIPRILISPFAGAIVDALDRKKIVIFMDLGRWITLLALYFIAVLSNIQIIHIYITILFLSTMDIFFNIASGSSIPNIVHKKNIIKINSIKQTLSSLGSILAPSIGGIVISFISIKYFIIINAFSFLISGISQYFINYNINNTSVFSTSNKTKLSVNSILQNTKESIGYIKTQSLIIILTIYSMVGNFLIYLGFVIPMPYLVLKCFNLGSTQYGIIQSGISIGAVIAAILLSIIPLPEKKFKLVMYSSLVFCAPFILLGIGAIMNMIHISKSILFVYMVVVTFMYGSGTVLINVPTNAIQQENIENSYLGRVLGFQNTFGGIITPVSMILSGKLIGMVAPYILPLISGVMFIILVIVTCSNRTMKAI from the coding sequence ATGAATAAACTTACATACACTAATAAGTATTTAACTAAATTAAAAAATCAGGAATTTATTAATATTATATTATTAATTTCCGGTGAGTTTGTTTCTACTTTTGGAACAAGAATTTATAATTTTGCTATTGCATATTATATTTTACAAACAACAGGTTCAGCACTAGCTTTCAGTATATCATTAGCACTTGGAACAATTCCAAGGATTCTAATATCACCATTTGCAGGAGCTATTGTTGATGCATTAGACAGAAAAAAGATTGTAATTTTCATGGATTTAGGAAGGTGGATAACTTTACTTGCATTATATTTCATAGCAGTTTTAAGTAACATTCAAATTATACATATTTACATTACGATTTTATTTTTGAGTACTATGGATATATTTTTTAATATAGCTTCAGGTTCATCTATACCTAATATTGTACATAAAAAGAATATTATTAAGATAAATTCAATTAAACAAACTCTTTCATCCCTTGGCAGTATATTAGCTCCTTCTATAGGTGGAATTGTTATTAGTTTTATAAGTATTAAATATTTTATAATTATAAATGCTTTTTCCTTTCTAATTTCAGGGATTTCACAATACTTTATTAATTATAATATAAATAATACATCAGTATTTAGTACAAGCAATAAAACAAAGCTCTCAGTGAATTCCATATTACAAAATACCAAAGAAAGTATAGGTTATATTAAAACTCAATCTTTGATTATAATACTCACAATTTACTCTATGGTTGGTAACTTTTTAATTTATTTAGGTTTTGTAATTCCCATGCCTTATTTGGTTCTAAAATGCTTTAATTTAGGTTCTACTCAGTATGGAATAATTCAAAGTGGTATATCTATAGGAGCTGTAATTGCTGCTATTTTATTATCTATTATTCCTTTGCCTGAAAAGAAATTTAAATTAGTTATGTATTCTTCCTTAGTTTTTTGCGCTCCATTTATATTATTAGGGATTGGTGCAATAATGAATATGATACATATTAGCAAAAGTATACTATTTGTTTACATGGTAGTGGTAACATTTATGTATGGTTCTGGCACTGTTTTAATTAATGTACCAACTAATGCAATTCAACAAGAAAATATTGAAAATAGTTATTTAGGAAGAGTTCTTGGTTTTCAAAACACATTTGGAGGAATAATAACTCCAGTATCTATGATTTTATCTGGAAAATTAATTGGAATGGTTGCACCATATATACTTCCTTTAATTTCTGGAGTAATGTTTATTATACTTGTAATAGTTACATGTTCAAATAGGACAATGAAAGCAATTTAG